The following coding sequences are from one Triticum dicoccoides isolate Atlit2015 ecotype Zavitan chromosome 4A, WEW_v2.0, whole genome shotgun sequence window:
- the LOC119288340 gene encoding receptor-like protein kinase 7, producing the protein MVRDDELHIIQVQGIPGICPPTTLVVKKFQNENPALQVDGNVTYRYKSEMIMLASNSHDSIIKVVDLIQWEDAIMLVYEYPVNGSLQSWLHQPMDVGRGRPLSWPERRVIAIGVAKGLCHMHYRCKRPIIHHNINSNNILLDQNFKPVIASFDAAQMNMAGLDQPLPIVGLPLGNFGYAAPYYGVAASELTEKVDTYSFGVLMLELVTGRMTNEAGADGHLATWARNNFTKLMLNQQEMFQSAVDRDIPDQARYMKEMATVFMLGVDCTAVDPQKRPSMRMALKRLRRGYGRGPFRGLLACYLM; encoded by the exons ATGGTAAGGGATGACGAACTCCACATAATACAGGTTCAAGGCATTCCTGGCATCTGTCCCCCAACTACGCTGGTCGTCAAGAAGTTCCAGAATGAGAACCCAGCACTGCAGGTGGACGGCAATGTCACGTACCGCTACAAGTCGGAGATGATCATGTTAGCCAGCAATTCTCACGACAGCATCATCAAAGTCGTAGACCTCATCCAGTGGGAAGACGCCATCATGCTTGTCTATGAGTATCCGGTGAATGGCAGCCTTCAATCCTGGCTGCACCAACCCATGGATGTTGGTCGTGGTCGGCCGTTGAGCTGGCCAGAGAGGAGGGTCATTGCCATCGGCGTGGCCAAAGGACTCTGCCACATGCACTACAGATGCAAAAGGCCGATCATCCACCACAACATCAACTCAAACAACATCTTGCTTGATCAGAATTTCAAGCCCGTGATAGCCAGTTTTGACGCTGCACAGATGAATATGGCCGGACTCGACCAACCGTTGCCAATTGTTGGCCTGCCTCTTGGTAACTTTGGGTATGCCGCTCCAT ACTACGGGGTCGCAGCAAGCGAGCTGACGGAGAAGGTCGACACATACAGCTTTGGAGTGCTCATGCTGGAGCTCGTCACGGGGCGAATGAccaatgaagctggagcagatggtCATTTGGCGACTTGGGCGAGGAACAACTTCACTAAACTGATGTTAAACCAGCAGGAAATGTTCCAGAGTGCCGTGGACCGGGACATCCCAGATCAAGCGCGGTACATGAAGGAGATGGCAACTGTGTTCATGCTGGGTGTTGATTGCACCGCTGTTGATCCACAGAAAAGGCCGTCCATGCGGATGGCTCTCAAACGACTCCGCCGCGGCTATGGGCGCGGCCCATTCCGTGGCCTCCTCGCCTGCTATCTGATGTGA